Proteins encoded within one genomic window of Etheostoma cragini isolate CJK2018 chromosome 21, CSU_Ecrag_1.0, whole genome shotgun sequence:
- the LOC117936701 gene encoding ras-related protein Rab-5C-like, which yields MAGRGGGSTRPNGAAAANKICQFKLVLLGESAVGKSSLVLRFVKGQFHEFQESTIGAAFLTQTVCLDDTTVKFEIWDTAGQERYHSLAPMYYRGAQAAIVVYDITNTDTFARAKNWVKELQRQASPNIVIALAGNKADIANKRAVDLQEAQTYADDNSLLFMETSAKTAMNVNEIFMAIAKKLPKSDPQGGAGQGGRTKSGVDLQEAAPQSRSSQCCGGGN from the exons atgGCTGGGCGCGGTGGAGGATCAACCAGGCCTAATGGTGCCGCAGCAGCAAACAAAATCTGCCAGTTCAAACTGGTGCTGCTGGGGGAGTCAGCGGTGGGCAAGTCAAGCTTAGTGCTGCGCTTTGTCAAAGGCCAGTTTCATGAGTTCCAGGAGAGTACCATTGGTG CCGCCTTCCTCACTCAGACCGTCTGTTTGGACGACACTACTGTGAAGTTTGAGATCTGGGACACAGCGGGTCAAGAGCGCTACCACAGCCTAGCTCCAATGTACTACAGAGGCGCTCAGGCGGCCATCGTGGTCTACGACATTACCAACACA GATACTTTTGCACGAGCCAAGAACTGGGTGAAGGAGCTGCAGAGACAAGCCAGTCCCAACATAGTGATTGCTCTGGCTGGAAACAAGGCAGACATCGCAAACAAAAGAGCTGTAGACCTTCAG GAGGCACAAACGTACGCTGATGACAACAGTCTGCTCTTCATGGAGACTTCAGCCAAAACTGCCATGAATGTCAATGAAATTTTCATGGCTATTG CAAAGAAGCTACCGAAGAGCGACCCCCAGGGTGGAGCTGGACAAGGTGGGCGGACCAAGTCAGGAGTGGATCTACAAGAAGCCGCTCCTCAGAGCCGCAGCAGCCAGTGCTGCGGCGGCGGCAATTAG